A section of the Leptotrichia sp. HSP-342 genome encodes:
- a CDS encoding citrate/2-methylcitrate synthase produces the protein MKSDFINELGTLFNLNNSISDDIYNKLDVKRGLRNKNGTGVLVGLTKIGSVLGYSVNKKGKKIPEKGKLYYRGISIDKLVEQFEEEKTFCFEKTMFLLLFGKVPSNFELKMFVSTLKEYRHLPDEFIEDFILRKPSTDIMNHLQRAVLCLYTLDENPDDVSLSNLIDQSLNLIAKFPSLLVYCYQACNYKHFKKSLIIHNPMEEYSIAENILHMLRNDSKFTKLESEILDLILVIHAEHGGGNNSTFTSHVISSTRTDTYSSISASIGSLKGPMHGGANSMVTKMIKDMKKNSNPYDEIKLKEYLKKIFEKKVFDKTGRIYGMGHAVYTVSDPRAEILKKKAYELAKEKDALEEFQLFSNVEKFTKEIGKELKGKDFEICANVDLYSGFVYKLLNIPQNIFTPLFALSRIASWNAHRMEQILVDKKLIRPAYKAIDEDGNIFL, from the coding sequence ATGAAAAGTGATTTTATAAATGAGCTCGGCACGTTATTTAATCTGAATAATTCGATTTCAGACGATATTTATAATAAGCTTGATGTGAAAAGAGGGCTTAGGAATAAAAATGGTACAGGGGTTCTGGTTGGATTAACTAAAATTGGTTCAGTTTTAGGGTATTCGGTAAACAAAAAAGGGAAAAAGATTCCAGAAAAAGGGAAGCTTTATTATAGAGGAATTTCGATTGACAAGCTTGTTGAGCAGTTTGAGGAGGAGAAGACATTTTGCTTTGAAAAAACGATGTTTTTGCTACTTTTTGGAAAAGTTCCTTCTAATTTCGAATTAAAAATGTTTGTAAGCACGTTGAAAGAGTATAGGCACTTGCCGGATGAATTTATAGAGGATTTTATCTTGCGAAAACCTAGCACAGATATAATGAATCATCTTCAAAGAGCTGTTTTATGCCTGTACACGTTGGATGAAAATCCGGATGACGTGAGTTTATCAAATTTAATAGATCAGTCTTTAAATTTAATTGCAAAATTTCCAAGTTTATTAGTATACTGTTATCAGGCATGCAATTATAAGCATTTTAAAAAGAGTTTGATAATTCATAATCCAATGGAGGAATACAGCATTGCTGAAAATATTCTTCATATGCTTAGAAACGACAGCAAATTTACAAAACTGGAATCTGAAATACTGGACTTAATTTTAGTTATACATGCAGAACACGGTGGTGGAAACAATTCAACATTCACTTCGCACGTAATTTCTTCCACAAGGACAGATACCTATTCTTCAATTTCTGCTTCAATTGGTTCGTTAAAAGGGCCTATGCATGGTGGAGCAAATTCGATGGTTACAAAAATGATAAAGGATATGAAAAAAAATTCCAATCCTTATGATGAAATAAAATTGAAAGAATATTTAAAAAAAATATTTGAAAAAAAAGTATTTGATAAGACAGGACGAATTTATGGAATGGGACATGCAGTTTATACAGTTTCAGATCCACGTGCTGAAATTTTGAAAAAAAAGGCTTACGAACTGGCAAAGGAAAAAGATGCGCTTGAAGAATTTCAACTTTTTTCAAATGTTGAAAAATTTACGAAAGAAATAGGAAAAGAATTAAAAGGCAAAGATTTTGAAATTTGTGCAAATGTTGATTTGTATTCAGGATTTGTGTACAAACTTCTGAATATTCCACAGAATATATTTACACCATTATTTGCGTTGTCGAGAATAGCGAGCTGGAATGCACACAGGATGGAGCAGATTCTTGTTGATAAAAAATTAATTCGTCCAGCATATAAAGCAATTGATGAAGATGGAAATATATTTTTATAA
- a CDS encoding UTRA domain-containing protein, with amino-acid sequence MSKYKEVYNDIKEKITNGTFKAREFLKSESELARKYSYSKDTIRKALSMLELDGYIQKIKGKNSMVLENGRFKNSLSNLRTSKELNQIENINIKTNLIDLRLIQGDSELMRIFEVSEEALFYRVLRTRVLDGEALEYEKTYFDKRIVPFLDKKIVESSIYDYLEKKLHLKISHSRRDIKFRYATEDEKKYMDLKDFNLVVVIESHTYLSNGTLFQYGVNLYRPDKFVFSTVAKR; translated from the coding sequence GTGAGTAAATATAAGGAAGTTTACAATGATATAAAGGAAAAGATTACAAATGGGACATTTAAGGCAAGAGAATTTTTAAAAAGCGAATCTGAACTTGCACGAAAATATTCATATTCAAAAGATACGATAAGAAAAGCCTTGTCAATGCTTGAACTGGATGGATATATTCAGAAAATCAAAGGAAAAAATTCGATGGTTCTTGAGAATGGAAGATTTAAAAATAGCCTGTCAAATTTACGTACTTCAAAGGAACTAAATCAAATTGAAAATATTAATATAAAAACCAATCTCATTGATTTGAGACTTATTCAGGGAGACTCTGAACTTATGAGAATTTTTGAAGTATCTGAAGAAGCTTTGTTTTATAGGGTTTTACGTACAAGAGTTTTGGATGGGGAAGCACTCGAATATGAAAAGACTTATTTTGATAAGCGAATCGTACCATTTTTAGATAAAAAAATTGTAGAAAGTTCAATTTACGATTATCTTGAAAAAAAATTACATCTAAAAATATCCCATTCACGACGAGATATAAAATTTAGATATGCTACTGAAGATGAAAAAAAATATATGGATTTAAAAGACTTTAATCTAGTTGTTGTGATTGAAAGCCATACTTATCTGTCTAATGGAACATTGTTTCAGTATGGCGTAAATTTATATAGGCCAGATAAATTCGTTTTTTCAACAGTGGCAAAAAGATAG
- a CDS encoding response regulator transcription factor, with translation MRILVIEDEKNLNDIIVKKLVLEKYCVDSCFNGNDALDYIFSVEYDVIVSDIMLPGIDGFEILRRIREKEIKTPVLLLTARDGIEDRVKGLDYGADDYLVKPFAFDELMARIRVLLRRNPLSSNSNASNIFSIANLTVNCNSHDVFRDKTPIKLSTREFTILEYMIRNKERVLSREQIEQHIWNYDYEGGTNVIDVYIRYLRRKIDKDFEPKLIHTIRGVGYVLKAE, from the coding sequence GTGAGAATTTTAGTAATTGAAGATGAAAAGAATCTGAATGATATAATTGTAAAAAAGCTAGTATTGGAAAAATATTGTGTGGATAGCTGTTTTAATGGAAATGATGCGCTGGACTATATTTTTTCTGTTGAATATGATGTTATTGTTTCTGATATTATGCTTCCTGGGATAGATGGATTTGAAATTTTAAGAAGAATAAGGGAGAAAGAAATAAAAACACCTGTTTTATTATTGACTGCAAGAGATGGAATAGAGGACAGGGTAAAGGGGCTTGACTATGGAGCTGACGATTATTTAGTAAAACCATTTGCTTTTGATGAACTGATGGCAAGAATAAGAGTGCTTTTAAGAAGAAATCCGTTAAGCAGTAATTCAAATGCAAGTAATATATTCTCAATTGCAAATTTAACAGTTAATTGCAACTCTCACGATGTTTTTCGAGATAAAACGCCGATAAAGCTGTCAACTAGGGAATTTACAATTTTGGAATATATGATTAGAAATAAAGAGCGTGTGCTTTCAAGAGAACAAATTGAGCAGCATATATGGAATTATGACTATGAAGGCGGTACAAACGTGATAGATGTCTATATCAGATATTTAAGAAGAAAAATTGACAAGGATTTTGAACCTAAATTAATTCATACAATTCGTGGAGTCGGCTATGTGTTAAAGGCTGAATAG
- a CDS encoding sensor histidine kinase: protein MKRFFNNSSIKLKIGLWYMGIMILLVFSSLAIVFYISENIIHSSVRTYLKDVVIHRLDYLTIKNGEIIIDSNFDTMIQNVEIAIYDKDFKFLYGNSPNGFEMDNRKSKDDKIMIIRSNNQKWYVYNKTIELGNYGKVWIRGVMPNIGQSSAIETVIQISFVILPFFLILSAIGGYIITKNAFTPIEKIRRIAEKINEGNDLSQRINLGKGDDELHTLANTFDVMFDRLQTSFENEIQFTSDVSHELRTPITVILTQAEYGKDSISSVEDAQKSFGIIEKEGQKMSKLVSQLLTLARMERGRQKLNIENINLSELLEMIIETQTLSANTKNIKFVTNIMPEIYASIDEMMIMRVFTNLISNAISYGKQNGTVTVELFLQENRIVSKISDDGIGISEDKLDKIWLRFYQVDPSKNGDNSGLGLSMVKKIIELHKGEIFVESELGKGTTFTIIL, encoded by the coding sequence ATGAAAAGATTTTTTAATAACAGTTCAATAAAGTTAAAAATTGGTTTATGGTACATGGGAATTATGATTTTGCTTGTCTTTTCATCACTGGCTATAGTTTTTTATATCAGTGAAAATATTATCCATTCAAGTGTACGAACTTATCTAAAAGATGTAGTAATTCATAGGCTTGACTATTTGACTATAAAAAATGGAGAAATTATAATTGACAGCAACTTTGATACAATGATTCAGAATGTGGAAATTGCCATTTATGACAAGGATTTTAAATTCCTTTATGGAAATTCACCAAATGGATTTGAGATGGATAATAGAAAGTCAAAGGATGATAAAATTATGATTATTAGAAGCAATAATCAGAAATGGTATGTCTATAACAAGACAATTGAACTTGGAAATTATGGAAAAGTATGGATTCGAGGAGTAATGCCTAATATTGGACAATCAAGTGCCATTGAAACAGTTATTCAGATTTCCTTTGTAATTTTGCCATTTTTCCTTATACTTTCAGCAATTGGAGGCTACATTATTACAAAAAATGCCTTTACGCCAATTGAAAAGATTAGAAGAATTGCAGAAAAAATCAACGAAGGAAATGACTTGTCACAGCGAATAAATCTTGGAAAAGGCGATGATGAGCTTCACACACTTGCAAATACTTTTGATGTAATGTTCGATAGGCTTCAGACATCTTTTGAAAATGAAATTCAGTTTACTTCGGATGTTTCGCATGAATTAAGAACACCGATTACAGTAATTTTGACACAGGCGGAGTACGGGAAAGACTCGATAAGTTCAGTCGAAGATGCACAAAAATCCTTTGGAATTATTGAAAAAGAAGGGCAAAAAATGTCAAAACTAGTCTCGCAATTACTAACTTTAGCTAGAATGGAACGAGGAAGACAAAAACTGAATATCGAAAACATCAATTTAAGTGAATTGCTAGAAATGATTATTGAAACTCAGACTTTAAGTGCAAATACTAAAAATATAAAATTTGTTACAAATATAATGCCTGAAATTTATGCAAGTATTGATGAAATGATGATTATGCGAGTTTTTACAAATCTAATTTCAAATGCAATTTCGTATGGAAAACAGAATGGAACAGTTACAGTTGAATTATTTCTTCAAGAAAATAGGATTGTCAGTAAAATTTCAGATGATGGAATAGGCATTTCGGAAGACAAGCTGGATAAGATATGGCTAAGATTTTATCAAGTAGATCCGTCTAAAAATGGTGATAATTCAGGACTCGGGCTTTCAATGGTAAAAAAAATTATAGAACTACATAAAGGAGAGATTTTTGTGGAAAGCGAACTTGGGAAAGGGACAACTTTTACAATAATTTTATAA
- a CDS encoding PepSY domain-containing protein has translation MMKNKLLISMLSGVLIINIMSFSAMKDRKKVPAVKAKQIALARIPGATFANVLEFDSKGSKSYKGQINYRNTVYNFEIDVYTGKIINWSEEKSNR, from the coding sequence ATGATGAAAAACAAATTACTAATATCAATGTTATCTGGAGTTTTAATTATCAATATAATGAGTTTTTCAGCTATGAAGGATCGTAAAAAAGTACCAGCGGTAAAAGCGAAACAAATAGCTCTAGCTAGAATCCCCGGAGCAACATTTGCAAACGTTCTTGAATTTGATTCAAAAGGCAGTAAATCTTATAAAGGACAAATTAATTACAGAAATACTGTCTACAATTTTGAAATAGACGTCTATACTGGAAAGATTATTAATTGGAGTGAAGAAAAAAGTAATAGATAA
- a CDS encoding PepSY domain-containing protein — MINKKIIKKGNLNYTITLMVFLLSVNLLAKGSTDYVKKEKLVPMVNIKTSNGQITPSRAKEIALGHVGVSEGSANFKKIKLDNKNGRPAYEIEFIANSSRYEFTIDAVNGSIIKFEKR, encoded by the coding sequence ATGATAAATAAAAAAATAATAAAAAAAGGGAATTTAAATTATACAATTACACTGATGGTTTTCCTGCTTTCTGTCAATCTTTTGGCAAAAGGAAGCACTGATTATGTTAAAAAGGAGAAATTAGTTCCGATGGTAAACATAAAAACATCCAATGGACAGATAACGCCAAGCAGGGCAAAGGAAATCGCATTGGGACACGTTGGAGTCTCAGAAGGTTCAGCTAATTTTAAAAAAATAAAATTAGATAATAAAAATGGAAGACCTGCCTATGAAATAGAGTTTATTGCAAACAGTTCCAGATATGAATTTACTATTGACGCTGTAAATGGCTCAATTATAAAATTTGAAAAGAGATAA